A single Candoia aspera isolate rCanAsp1 chromosome 5, rCanAsp1.hap2, whole genome shotgun sequence DNA region contains:
- the NIPA2 gene encoding magnesium transporter NIPA2 isoform X1 has product MWTGATICSKICLFFKGEGKGSSLASSCFQYQQQLCSLINVTVWKALAADEMIESRGKYDFYIGLVLAMSSSLFIGGSFILKKKGLLRLARKGSMRAGQGGHAYLKEWLWWAGLLSMGAGEVANFAAYAFAPATLVTPLGALSVLVSAILSSYFLNEKLNLHGKIGCLLSILGSTVMVIHAPQEEEVETLNEISHKLGDPGFVVFATLIVIVSLIMIFVVGPRHGQTNILVYITICSVIGALSVSCVKGLGIAIKELFAGEAVLKHPLAWILLLSLIVCVSTQINYLNRALDIFNTSIVTPIYYVFFTTSVLTCSAILFKEWQHMAADDIIGTFSGFITIIVGIFLLHAFKDVSVSLSTLPVTLHKGKEINGCLPNTYELFNHDEESASRISDLQSPDGISSRRNGSLSAS; this is encoded by the exons GTTCCAGTTTGGCATCATCTTGCTTCCAATATCAGCAGCAGCTTTGTTCCTTGATCAATGTGACAGTTTGGAAAGCTTTAGCAGCTGACGAAATGATTGAAAGTCGTGGAAAATATGATTTCTACATTGGTCTGGTGTTGGCAATGAGCTCTAGTCTTTTCATTGGAGGGAGTTTCATCCTGAAGAAAAAGGGTCTCCTTCGATTAGCCCGAAAAGGCTCCATGAGAGCAG gacaaGGTGGCCATGCTTACCTTAAAGAGTGGCTGTGGTGGGCTGGACTTTTGTCAA TGGGAGCTGGTGAAGTTGCAAACTTTGCTGCATATGCATTTGCACCAGCTACGTTAGTGACCCCATTGGGAGCCCTCAGTGTTCTTGTAAG TGCCATTCTTTCATCATACTTCTTAAATGAAAAGCTTAATCTACATGGAAAAATTGGGTGTTTGTTAAGTATACTTGGTTCAACTGTGATGGTCATTCATGCACCCCaagaagaggaagttgaaaccTTGAATGAAATCTCCCACAAGCTAGGCGATCCAG gTTTTGTGGTCTTTGCAACACTCATTGTCATTGTATCCTTGATCATGATCTTTGTAGTGGGACCCCGGCATGGGCAAACCAACATTCTCGTGTACATAACAATTTGCTCAGTCATTGGAGCTTTATCTGTATCCTGTGTAAAAGGTTTGGGCATTGCTATAAAGGAACTTTTTGCTGGAGAAGCTGTGCTGAAACACCCATTGGCCTGGATTCTGCTGCTAAGTCTTATTGTTTGTGTAAGCACACAGATTAACTATTTAAATCGGGCCCTGGACATATTCAACACTTCTATAGTGACACCAATATATTATGTGTTCTTCACAACATCTGTTTTAACCTGTTCTGCAATCCTCTTCAAGGAATGGCAACACATGGCAGCTGATGACATCATTGGCACATTTAGTGGCTTTATCACTATTATAGTGGGGATATTTTTATTGCATGCCTTTAAGGATGTCAGTGTTTCCCTATCAACTTTGCCTGTGACACTGCATAAAGGTAAAGAAATAAATGGCTGTCTGCCAAACACCTATGAACTATTTAATCATGATGAAGAAAGTGCAAGCCGCATAAGTGACCTACAATCCCCTGATGGAATATCTTCCAGGAGAAATGGAAGCCTGTCAGCATCCTAA
- the NIPA2 gene encoding magnesium transporter NIPA2 isoform X2 — protein sequence MIESRGKYDFYIGLVLAMSSSLFIGGSFILKKKGLLRLARKGSMRAGQGGHAYLKEWLWWAGLLSMGAGEVANFAAYAFAPATLVTPLGALSVLVSAILSSYFLNEKLNLHGKIGCLLSILGSTVMVIHAPQEEEVETLNEISHKLGDPGFVVFATLIVIVSLIMIFVVGPRHGQTNILVYITICSVIGALSVSCVKGLGIAIKELFAGEAVLKHPLAWILLLSLIVCVSTQINYLNRALDIFNTSIVTPIYYVFFTTSVLTCSAILFKEWQHMAADDIIGTFSGFITIIVGIFLLHAFKDVSVSLSTLPVTLHKGKEINGCLPNTYELFNHDEESASRISDLQSPDGISSRRNGSLSAS from the exons ATGATTGAAAGTCGTGGAAAATATGATTTCTACATTGGTCTGGTGTTGGCAATGAGCTCTAGTCTTTTCATTGGAGGGAGTTTCATCCTGAAGAAAAAGGGTCTCCTTCGATTAGCCCGAAAAGGCTCCATGAGAGCAG gacaaGGTGGCCATGCTTACCTTAAAGAGTGGCTGTGGTGGGCTGGACTTTTGTCAA TGGGAGCTGGTGAAGTTGCAAACTTTGCTGCATATGCATTTGCACCAGCTACGTTAGTGACCCCATTGGGAGCCCTCAGTGTTCTTGTAAG TGCCATTCTTTCATCATACTTCTTAAATGAAAAGCTTAATCTACATGGAAAAATTGGGTGTTTGTTAAGTATACTTGGTTCAACTGTGATGGTCATTCATGCACCCCaagaagaggaagttgaaaccTTGAATGAAATCTCCCACAAGCTAGGCGATCCAG gTTTTGTGGTCTTTGCAACACTCATTGTCATTGTATCCTTGATCATGATCTTTGTAGTGGGACCCCGGCATGGGCAAACCAACATTCTCGTGTACATAACAATTTGCTCAGTCATTGGAGCTTTATCTGTATCCTGTGTAAAAGGTTTGGGCATTGCTATAAAGGAACTTTTTGCTGGAGAAGCTGTGCTGAAACACCCATTGGCCTGGATTCTGCTGCTAAGTCTTATTGTTTGTGTAAGCACACAGATTAACTATTTAAATCGGGCCCTGGACATATTCAACACTTCTATAGTGACACCAATATATTATGTGTTCTTCACAACATCTGTTTTAACCTGTTCTGCAATCCTCTTCAAGGAATGGCAACACATGGCAGCTGATGACATCATTGGCACATTTAGTGGCTTTATCACTATTATAGTGGGGATATTTTTATTGCATGCCTTTAAGGATGTCAGTGTTTCCCTATCAACTTTGCCTGTGACACTGCATAAAGGTAAAGAAATAAATGGCTGTCTGCCAAACACCTATGAACTATTTAATCATGATGAAGAAAGTGCAAGCCGCATAAGTGACCTACAATCCCCTGATGGAATATCTTCCAGGAGAAATGGAAGCCTGTCAGCATCCTAA